In Acidobacteriota bacterium, the DNA window GCGCCGCTCGAGATACTCGGCGATATTGCGGGCGACGTCGGGATCGTCTTCGATGACGAGGACGCGGGGGGAATTCAACATGGTGGGCGATCAGAAGCGGAAGAGCACGCCGAAGGCTCCTTCGAAGGTGGTGGCGGAGCCTTCGTCGCGGATCAGCGGGCTGTCCGCGGCGCGGCCAAAGTAGTGCTCCACCTCGAGATCCGCGAGCAGGCTCCAACGTCTTGAAAAATCATAGCGTAGGCCGGTTCCGAGGGTCGCCGACTTGAGGCCGCCGCCGGGCTCGTAGGGCGCCAGTCCGGAAGCTTCGGCGACCGGTGCGGAGATGCCGAACTCGGTGAACATGTGCTCGCTGTCGCCCCAGCTGACGTCGACCCGCGGACTCAACAGCATGCGCTCGCCGATCGCCCGGTCGTGGCCGAGAGCCAAAAAGTAGACCAGGCCCTTGCCGCGGTCCAGGATGTCCGGCTGAAAGACCGCGCCCGCCCAGCTGTTGCCGAAGCGGCGGAAGAGCGAAAGCTGGGCCTCGAGGGTGTCGCGAACCTCGTCGAACTCGGCGAGGGCGGCGTTCTCGTTTTCACGCCCCTCCTCGTACTCGAAGGTCACCTGGAAGGCGGTCTTCGGTCCGAGGTCGAAAATTGCCGAGGCTTCGCCGAGGGACAGGATGTAGCGGTTGCCCTTGGCGTCGCGAAAGAGTGCGCGAACGCCGGCGTCGGGCTCGATCTCGCTGTCGTCGGAGCCGGCATAATCGGGCTCCAATTCGACCCCGAGGAAGATCTCGACGTCCCACCAGCGACCGCTCTCCTGGAGATACCAGGGGCTCGCCGGATTGCGTTCCGGCTGGGCGAAGGTGGGCAGGGCGGTGAGGATGAGCAGGGCGAACAGGACGCGCAGCAGGGCTTTCGTTCTCATGATTTCTCCTCCGATGGTTCGAGAGGAGGCTAGAGACGAGCCCATCGCAGATCCGTGGATCGAACGTGGAAGAAACGTGGAATCGTTCTCGGTCGCGGCTGCCGCGGGGCCGCGACCGGGAACGATTCCGGCGGGGGGCGTCAGCGATCAGAAAACGCCCTTCGGGCAGATCGGCGGACCGGCGCGGCAGAGCTCGGACACGCTCTTGTACCCCAGGCTCCAGAGATCATCGTTGCGGCTGCGAACCAAACCGAGGGCGGCGCAGTCGAAGTAGAAGGGCGATTCGCAGGTCGGGACCTTGACGTCGGTCCACGTCGTAATGGTGGGAATCTTCCAGGGAATGATCTTGCCCTGGTCCTTGCTGATCTGATTGTGAGCGTAGAAGTGATAGTCGTAGATCGTCGACCCGGAGGCCATGGGCACGGTCAGAACGCTTGCCAGGAAGAGATCCTGGATCGAGCAAGGGAAAGTGACCGTGGTCTTGCTGGCGAGGCCGAGCCGGCGGGCCTCGAGGTGGTATTTCTCGTCTTCGCAGGCCAGCTTGACGGTCAAGTGAACGGCCGAGGCCATGGCTCCGATCTTGCGGCTACTGCCATCGGCGCTGCGCATCGACCAGGAGGCCATCTCGTCCTTGCCATTGGTCGTTCGACGCTCGATCGGGCCACAGGCGATGGCCTCTTGGAAGACCAGGTGGGCTCGTCCGTCGAGGCCCTCGTCAGCGAGCAGGGTGCCTGCTTTCATCTGCGCGTCGATGGGTGCCAGAAACTTGGTGTCGAGGGCCTTGCCCTTGTCTTGGCCGGCAAACAAAATCTCGTGGTTCGAGACGTCGAGGTAGCACACCACGTTGCCGACGCTGCTGGTCAGGACACTCTGCTTGCCCTTGCGGTCCGCGATGCTCCAGGAGTCGCAGTCCCGGTCCTCCGGCTTCTCCCAGGCGAGGATCGGTTGATGGTCCGAAACCGAGGGTTCTTTGAGCGGCGTTTGCGGAAAGAAGACCGTCACGTCGCCGGCTTCCGGAGAATTCAGGGCGGCAAGGCCTCCGATCAGGACTTTGACGAGAACACTCATAGCTCCTCCCGAGAGATCAGAATGGCTGCGATCGAGAGACGCACCCTCTCGATCGCTGGGTAGCAACGGACTTTGCGGTCGCTGGTGGACCGGTCCGGTATAGCTGCCTCACGGCGCTTGCTCTCCGCCGCTCGCCCAGGGCGCTCCGGCTGCAAAGGCCCGATGCAAGAAGTCGAGGAATGCTCGCACCTTCGCCGGCTCGTGGGCGCGACGAGGACGCAGGGTCCAAATGGCGTTGTCGAAGTAGCTTGCGGTGGCCTCGAGATCGGGGAAAAGGTCGATCAGGCTGCCCTCGGCGAGCTCGCGGCCGATGATCCAGTCGCCCTGCAGGATGATGCCGGCGCCGCCGAGGGCGCACTGTTTGAGAGCGATGGCATTGGAGGTCTTGAGCGGTCCTTCGACGTCGACGTGGAGCTCTCTGCCGCGGGTCTCCCGAAAGCGCCAGCGGTTGCCGAAACCAGGCATGTCGAGGAGCAGGCAATCGTGCTCCGCCAGCTCTGCTGGCGTCGGTGGCTTCCCCCGGCGCTCGAGGTAGGACGGGCTGGCGCAGACGTGCGAGCGCATCACCGCCAGACGTCGGGCGAGATAGCTCGAATCGGACAACGGCCCGAGGCGCAGAGCGACGTCGATGCCGTGCTCCACCAGGTCGGGGGTGGCATCGCTGAGCTGGAGGTCGAGGCGCAGGCCGGGGTAAGTGGCGAGAAAATCCGGAAGCAGGGGCAGAAGATTGAGCTGAGAGAAGCTCACCGGGGCCAGGAGGCGCAGCTCGCCGCGCGGCTCCAGGCGACTTCCACCGGCGAGCTCGGCGGCGTTTTCGAGATCATCGATCAAGGGATCGAGACGCCGAAAGTAGACCTGGCCGGCCTCCGTCGCGGTCATCTTCCGCGTCGTGCGATCGAACAGGCTGAAGCCGAGCTCCGACTCGAGAGTGGCGATGGCCCGGGAGACGGTCGAGGGGTCGAGACCACGGTCTTCGGCCACTCGGGTGAAGCTGCGACGCCGATAAACGGCCAGAAACAGCTTGAGCTGGTTGATCTCCATTCATGCGATTCTTGCACGAGACAAGTTCTTTTTGCAGTCTTTGAAGCTGTTATTGCAGTCGATAGGTTTGCTTCGGACGCGGCGACCGGCCTGGGGCTCGGTGCCGCTCAAAGCCGAAAGGAGAACCATGACGAAGCAAGAAAAGGTTGGACTGCTCGGTCTCGGAGCGATGGGTGCGCGGCTGGCGCGGCGACTTCTGGAGGCTGGGCACCGGGTAACCGTCTGGAACCGCTCACCGGGCCCGGAGGAGGAGCTCCTCGGTCTCGGAGCCGAGGCAGCGAAGACCCCGTCGGAAGCGGCGCGCGGGGCCGCCTTCGTGCTCTCGATGGTGCGTGACGATGCCGCCTCACGAGCGGTTTGGCAGGGACCCGAGGGGGCACTCCGGAGCCTTGCGCCAGGAGCCCTGGCGGTCGAGCTCAGCACCTTGACGCCGACCTGGACCCGGCGCTTGGCGATGGCGGTGCAGGACGTCGGTGGGGTCTTCGTCGAGTCGCCCGTGGTGGGCTCCCGGCCGCAGGCCGAGGGCGGTCAGCTCGTGGCCTTGGCGGCCGGGCCGAGGGATGGCGTCGATCGGCTACGACCGCTGCTCGCGGCCTGCTGTGGCCGGATCTTCTTTCTCGGTGAGGCCGGCCTCGGTGCGACCGCCAAGCTGGCCGTCAATGCCTTCTTCGCGGTTCAGGTGGCGGCGGCCGGCGAGCTGGTGTCCTTTCTGCGAGCCGGTGGCATCGAAGACGAGCGCTGGCTCGACCTGATCGGCCAACTGCCGGTCGTGGCGCCGCCGCTGGCGGCGTCCTTCGGCGCCATGGCTCGGCGGGAGTTCGCCCCCCAGTTTCCGGTCGAGCTGGTGGCCAAGGACCTGGGCTATTTCGTGGCGGCCGCCGATGGCGCAGCGCGGTCGTCGCCGGTGAGGGCGGCGGCGGCTCTCTATCGCCAGGCCATCGAGCAGGGGCTCGGGGACCTCAACCTCACCGCCATCGTCGAGATCTTCCAAGGGGCGGAAGCCACGATGGGGGAGGCTGCGGTGTCCGAAGACCGAACGGTCGGTGGTCGGATGCCATAGAGTCGGGCGAGAATCCTTCATCTCAGCAGCGCAAGGGGCGCCCCGGGGGACGCCCTCGCCGATCAAGGGAGGCACGTCGATGGTGAGGTCTACACGGCTAGTTTCGCTGGTGCTGGTTCTTGTCTTCGCCCTGCCGCTGGCTGCCGAAGAGCTGAGCCAGAAGTCGTTGCAGGGCAGCTGGCTGATCGTCGAGTTCGGTGGCGCGCCCGATTCCGAAGGTGATCGCTGGGAGTTCGAAGGGAATCGCTTCTACCAGGTGATCAGCGGTCGACGAATTCCGCCCGACGAGTTCACCGTCGTGCCCGGCACGATCGACCTGGGCTACGCCAAGATCGAAGTCAAGAGCTTCGACGGTCGCACCATGGAAGCGGTGATGGCGGGATTTCACTACAAGCTGGTCAAGCAGTAGCGGCGGGCCCCGTAGGCTCGGGACCCGCCGGGCGGAGTCAGCCTGCCCAGAGGACCGACGAGGCCTTGGTGCGCGCTGCTCGCAGGGCCGGAATCAGGCCGGCGAGGGCAGCTACCACCAGCAGAGTGAGTCCCATCGCGGCCAGGGTTTTGGGGTCCGTCGCCTCCATGCCGTAGAGCAGCGATGAGAACCAGCGGGAGATCAGCAGTGAGGCCACGAGGCCGACGGCGAGGCCGATGGCGGCCAGGGTCAGGGTGCGGAGTACGACCCGCTGCAGAACTCTGCGAGCGGACTCTCCAAGGGCCATCCGAATGCCGATCTCGGGCCTCCTCTCGGTCACCGAGTAGGACAGCACGCCGTAGATTCCCAAGGCCGCCAAGAGGAGCGCGATGGCAGCGAACGCCATCAGTACCTGGAGGGTGAAGCGGCGGGGCGACATCCAGCGCTCGATCTGGCCGGTCAACGAGCGGTACTCGTTGGCTGGGATGGTGGGATCGACGCGATGGATGGCGGGAATGACGGCCGCCGCCAGGGTTTCCGCCGGCAGGGACGAGCGAACCACCATGTCGAGGGCGCCGAGGCTGCCGATCTGGGTGATCGGGAAGTAGGCCTCGAGATCGCTTTCGACCTCCAGCGATCGGTGGCGCGTATTGGCCACCACGCCGATGATCTCGAACTCTTCGTCCCCGAAGTTGGCGGTCCGGCCGAGGACCTCCTCGCCCTGATAGAGCACCGCGGCGGTCGCCTCGTTGAGCAGGATGGTGCCGGGACTTCCGAGGCCGTCCCGGCTGTCGAAGCGGCGACCGGCGACGAGCTCGACCTGGACCGTATCGAGGTAGCGATGGTCGACGAGGTGCGGAAAGACGGTGATGTCGGGGAGGTCGTCGGCATAGGTCTGGCCCGGGGCAGTGATGCCCCAGGTGCGGTTGCGCCCGAGGGGCACGGCATCGGTCAAGCCGACCGCTTCGACCCCCGGTAGCGTTTCGATCGCGGTGATGATCCGTTCGTAATAGGTCACCGCCTCGGCGCGATCGACGAAAACCCTGCCCGGATCGAGATTCCAGGTGACGACGCCTTCGGACACGAAGCCGGGGTCGACCTCGAGAACCTTCTGGAAGCTGCGCACCAGCAGTCCGCCGAAGACCAGCAGGATGCAGGCCACGGCGACCTCGGCGACCACCAGGGCTTCGCGCCAGGCCGTGCTCTGGCGGCTGGCGCTCATCCGCTGGCGGGAGCCGCGCAGGTTGGTGCGGTGGCCGGCCCGGGAGAGCTGCAGGGCCGGCACGATGCCGACCAGGACACCGACTCCGAGGGCCAGGAGGGTGGCGAAGAGCAGGGCGCCGCCGTCGACGGTCATGTCGTTGAGGAGGGGAATCTCGAGCCCCCGGGTGCGAGACACGAAACCGGTGACGGCGAAGGCGAAGAGGGCCCCGAGGAGCGTTCCGGTCAGAGAGAGCACGACGCTCTCGATCAAGAGCTGGCGCAACAAGCGCCGGCGCGGTGCTCCGAGGGCGCTGCGCACCGCCATCTCGGCGCTGCGTCGGGGACCGCGGGCGAGCAGCATGTTCGAGATGTTGAGGCAGACGATCAGCAGTACCGCCCCGGCGGCGGCGGCGAGCAGCAAGAGGGCAGAGCGATAGGGCGCCGCAATGGTGCTCTGCAGGCCGCGCACCTTGGCACCCAGCCCCCAGCGCTCGGGATCCGCCTCCTCGAGACTGGCGATCACCCCGTCGAGGTCCTGTTGGGCGCTGGCGATGGTGGCGCCGGGGGCGAGGCGGGCGATGATCGACAGCAGGTTGCCCCAGGCGTCGGTCCGATCGCTGATCGCCAGGGGGGTCAGAAAGTCGACCCGCGAACGGGGTGAGAAGAAGGACGCAAATTCGAAGGATGGCGGCAGGACTCCCACCACCGACACCGGTTCGCCATCGAGGTTGATCGCGCGATCGACGATGGTGGGGTCGCCGGCGAACTGGCTTTGCCAGAAGCCGTGGGACAGGATGATCGCCGGCGGTCCTCCATCCTGTCCTTCTTCGTCGGTGAAGCTCCGTCCGTGCAGCGGTGTGACGCCGAGCACGTTGAGAAAGTCGGCCGCGACGCCGACCCCGACCAGGCGAATGGGGTCCCCGGCACCCACCAGGTTGTAGCTGCCGTACTCGAAGAAGGCATTGAAGCCGGTCATGCCGTCGAAGGATCGAGCGAGGGCCCGGAAATCGCGCAGATTCGAGGTCCGCGAAGTCACCGACGACATGCCTTCGCCGCCGACGTTCTCGATCCAGACCAGGCGATTCGGCTGCTCGAAGGGCAGGTCTTGCAGCATCAGGGGACGCAGAATGCTGAACATGGCGGTGCAGGCGCCGAGGCCGAGGGCGAGGGAGCAGACGATGGTCGCCGTCGAGATCGGCGAGCGCTTCATCTGCCGCAGGGCGAATCGCAGGTCGCGCACCAGGTGGTCGAGCCACATCCAGCGGCTCGATTCGTAGAACCGCTCCTGGGTTCGGGTGACGTTGCCAAAGCTCCGTCGCGCCTGATGGCGGGCTGCCTCGGGGTCCATGCCCTCGGCGATGAGCTGCTCGATCTCGAGCTCGAGGTGGGCTTCGACCTCGGCGGCGAAGTCGGCGTCGGTGCGGCTGGCGGGGCGCTTCACGGCCGGCTCCCGGTGGCTTCGAGGCCGAGCACCCGGCTCATCGCCGTCACCAGCCGGGTCCACTGGCGGGTCTCGCGGACCATCGCTTCGCGGCCAGCCGTGGTGAGCTCGTAGAAACGGGCTCGCCGATTGTTCGAGCTCACCCCCCATTCGGCCTGAATCCAGCGCTTCTTCTCGAGCCTCTGAAGGGCCGGGTAGAGGGAGCCGTGGTCGACCAGCAGGACATCGCCGGAGGTCTGTTGAATGGCGCGGGCGATGCCCTGACCGTGCTGCGCTCCAAACACCAGGGTACGCAGGATCAGCAGGTCGAGGGTGCCCTGGAGCAGGGCGATGCGATCGGGAGCGTTTCTCTCTTGGGTAGACATGCTACC includes these proteins:
- a CDS encoding MipA/OmpV family protein — protein: MRTKALLRVLFALLILTALPTFAQPERNPASPWYLQESGRWWDVEIFLGVELEPDYAGSDDSEIEPDAGVRALFRDAKGNRYILSLGEASAIFDLGPKTAFQVTFEYEEGRENENAALAEFDEVRDTLEAQLSLFRRFGNSWAGAVFQPDILDRGKGLVYFLALGHDRAIGERMLLSPRVDVSWGDSEHMFTEFGISAPVAEASGLAPYEPGGGLKSATLGTGLRYDFSRRWSLLADLEVEHYFGRAADSPLIRDEGSATTFEGAFGVLFRF
- a CDS encoding LysR family transcriptional regulator, which produces MEINQLKLFLAVYRRRSFTRVAEDRGLDPSTVSRAIATLESELGFSLFDRTTRKMTATEAGQVYFRRLDPLIDDLENAAELAGGSRLEPRGELRLLAPVSFSQLNLLPLLPDFLATYPGLRLDLQLSDATPDLVEHGIDVALRLGPLSDSSYLARRLAVMRSHVCASPSYLERRGKPPTPAELAEHDCLLLDMPGFGNRWRFRETRGRELHVDVEGPLKTSNAIALKQCALGGAGIILQGDWIIGRELAEGSLIDLFPDLEATASYFDNAIWTLRPRRAHEPAKVRAFLDFLHRAFAAGAPWASGGEQAP
- a CDS encoding NAD(P)-dependent oxidoreductase; the protein is MPLKAERRTMTKQEKVGLLGLGAMGARLARRLLEAGHRVTVWNRSPGPEEELLGLGAEAAKTPSEAARGAAFVLSMVRDDAASRAVWQGPEGALRSLAPGALAVELSTLTPTWTRRLAMAVQDVGGVFVESPVVGSRPQAEGGQLVALAAGPRDGVDRLRPLLAACCGRIFFLGEAGLGATAKLAVNAFFAVQVAAAGELVSFLRAGGIEDERWLDLIGQLPVVAPPLAASFGAMARREFAPQFPVELVAKDLGYFVAAADGAARSSPVRAAAALYRQAIEQGLGDLNLTAIVEIFQGAEATMGEAAVSEDRTVGGRMP
- a CDS encoding ADOP family duplicated permease, producing MKRPASRTDADFAAEVEAHLELEIEQLIAEGMDPEAARHQARRSFGNVTRTQERFYESSRWMWLDHLVRDLRFALRQMKRSPISTATIVCSLALGLGACTAMFSILRPLMLQDLPFEQPNRLVWIENVGGEGMSSVTSRTSNLRDFRALARSFDGMTGFNAFFEYGSYNLVGAGDPIRLVGVGVAADFLNVLGVTPLHGRSFTDEEGQDGGPPAIILSHGFWQSQFAGDPTIVDRAINLDGEPVSVVGVLPPSFEFASFFSPRSRVDFLTPLAISDRTDAWGNLLSIIARLAPGATIASAQQDLDGVIASLEEADPERWGLGAKVRGLQSTIAAPYRSALLLLAAAAGAVLLIVCLNISNMLLARGPRRSAEMAVRSALGAPRRRLLRQLLIESVVLSLTGTLLGALFAFAVTGFVSRTRGLEIPLLNDMTVDGGALLFATLLALGVGVLVGIVPALQLSRAGHRTNLRGSRQRMSASRQSTAWREALVVAEVAVACILLVFGGLLVRSFQKVLEVDPGFVSEGVVTWNLDPGRVFVDRAEAVTYYERIITAIETLPGVEAVGLTDAVPLGRNRTWGITAPGQTYADDLPDITVFPHLVDHRYLDTVQVELVAGRRFDSRDGLGSPGTILLNEATAAVLYQGEEVLGRTANFGDEEFEIIGVVANTRHRSLEVESDLEAYFPITQIGSLGALDMVVRSSLPAETLAAAVIPAIHRVDPTIPANEYRSLTGQIERWMSPRRFTLQVLMAFAAIALLLAALGIYGVLSYSVTERRPEIGIRMALGESARRVLQRVVLRTLTLAAIGLAVGLVASLLISRWFSSLLYGMEATDPKTLAAMGLTLLVVAALAGLIPALRAARTKASSVLWAG
- a CDS encoding PadR family transcriptional regulator; translation: MSTQERNAPDRIALLQGTLDLLILRTLVFGAQHGQGIARAIQQTSGDVLLVDHGSLYPALQRLEKKRWIQAEWGVSSNNRRARFYELTTAGREAMVRETRQWTRLVTAMSRVLGLEATGSRP